In the genome of Girardinichthys multiradiatus isolate DD_20200921_A chromosome 7, DD_fGirMul_XY1, whole genome shotgun sequence, one region contains:
- the LOC124871875 gene encoding histamine N-methyltransferase-like isoform X2 — protein MMMRDTRNPSTFFWSALLNTNACGTSYTISYQTFCPGDIDLEMLDELHKKHPEVTVDNEVVEPSSQQLHNYKVLVSQKPELNYIKFTWNKMTASDFEEHWKLRKLTKKADFIHMIQMLYYVKDPGATISFFQSLLDKNGKLLIILVSGESGWGKLWRKYRNELCNTEISQCVTTGDIKSLLDSKGVSYQSFDLPSQMDITECFTEGDEKGELLLDFLTEVLDFSKTASPELKAGVLELLRHPDCSMESEGKVVFNNNLGVIAINKPT, from the exons ATGATGATGAGAGATACCAGAAATCCTTCCACCTTTTTCTGGAGCGCTCTTCTGAACACCAATGCATGCGGGACTTCATACACAATAAGCTACCAGACATTCTGTCCAG GTGATATAGACCTAGAGATGCTCGATGAGCTACATAAGAAGCATCCAGAGGTGACGGTGGATAATGAGGTGGTGGAACCGAGCAGCCAACAGCTACATAACTATAAAG TTTTAGTGTCACAGAAACCCGAGTTAAATTACATCAAGTTTACCTGGAACAAGATGACAGCCTCTGACTTTGAGGAGCACTGGAAACTGAGAAAGTTGACAAAGAAGGCAGACTTCATTCACATGATACAG ATGCTGTACTATGTGAAGGATCCCGGTGCTACCATCAGCTTCTTCCAGAGTCTCCTCGACAAGAATGGGAAGCTTCTTATTATTCTTGTGTCTG GCGAGAGTGGCTGGGGGAAGCTGTGGCGGAAATACAGAAATGAGCTCTGCAACACGGAAATAAGTCAATGCGTGACCACGGGAGACATCAAAAGCCTCCTGGACTCAAAGGGAGTGAGCTACCAGAGCTTTGACCTGCCTTCTCAAATGGATATAACCGAGTGTTTCACAGAGGGAGATGAGAAGGGAGAGCTGCTTCTCGACTTTCTCACCGAAGTGCTGGATTTTAGTAAAACGGCTTCACCAGAGCTGAAAGCTGGCGTGTTGGAGCTGCTTCGGCATCCGGACTGCAGCATGGAGTCTGAGGGCAAAGTTGTCTTTAACAACAACCTTGGTGTCATAGCCATTAATAAACCAACTTAA
- the LOC124871875 gene encoding histamine N-methyltransferase-like isoform X1, with protein sequence MGSPLKSLVHDDERYQKSFHLFLERSSEHQCMRDFIHNKLPDILSSVGDGKSHLNVIGVGSGAGDIDLEMLDELHKKHPEVTVDNEVVEPSSQQLHNYKVLVSQKPELNYIKFTWNKMTASDFEEHWKLRKLTKKADFIHMIQMLYYVKDPGATISFFQSLLDKNGKLLIILVSGESGWGKLWRKYRNELCNTEISQCVTTGDIKSLLDSKGVSYQSFDLPSQMDITECFTEGDEKGELLLDFLTEVLDFSKTASPELKAGVLELLRHPDCSMESEGKVVFNNNLGVIAINKPT encoded by the exons ATGGGATCTCCACTGAAGAGTCTGGTACATGATGATGAGAGATACCAGAAATCCTTCCACCTTTTTCTGGAGCGCTCTTCTGAACACCAATGCATGCGGGACTTCATACACAATAAGCTACCAGACATTCTGTCCAG TGTTGGAGATGGAAAGTCCCATCTAAATGTCATTGGAGTTGGAAGCGGAGCTG GTGATATAGACCTAGAGATGCTCGATGAGCTACATAAGAAGCATCCAGAGGTGACGGTGGATAATGAGGTGGTGGAACCGAGCAGCCAACAGCTACATAACTATAAAG TTTTAGTGTCACAGAAACCCGAGTTAAATTACATCAAGTTTACCTGGAACAAGATGACAGCCTCTGACTTTGAGGAGCACTGGAAACTGAGAAAGTTGACAAAGAAGGCAGACTTCATTCACATGATACAG ATGCTGTACTATGTGAAGGATCCCGGTGCTACCATCAGCTTCTTCCAGAGTCTCCTCGACAAGAATGGGAAGCTTCTTATTATTCTTGTGTCTG GCGAGAGTGGCTGGGGGAAGCTGTGGCGGAAATACAGAAATGAGCTCTGCAACACGGAAATAAGTCAATGCGTGACCACGGGAGACATCAAAAGCCTCCTGGACTCAAAGGGAGTGAGCTACCAGAGCTTTGACCTGCCTTCTCAAATGGATATAACCGAGTGTTTCACAGAGGGAGATGAGAAGGGAGAGCTGCTTCTCGACTTTCTCACCGAAGTGCTGGATTTTAGTAAAACGGCTTCACCAGAGCTGAAAGCTGGCGTGTTGGAGCTGCTTCGGCATCCGGACTGCAGCATGGAGTCTGAGGGCAAAGTTGTCTTTAACAACAACCTTGGTGTCATAGCCATTAATAAACCAACTTAA